The Helicobacter cetorum MIT 00-7128 region AATCTTATCACCTTGTCTTGCAAAGGGAGGTAAAGATGCTGTAATCATCACCGCAGCGACATTCTTAGACTTAATATCATCAGCAGAAATTTTGACATTCACGCTTTCTAGCATGTTTGAAACCGATTGCATGGTGAATTTTGAGCCTGACTTATCCCCTGTGCCATTTAAGCCAATCACAAGCCCATAGCCAATAAGCTGGTTATCTCTAATCCCAACAATACTAGCTATATCGCCAATTTTTTCGGCTAATAGCCCTTGTAATGCCAATAGCCCTATCATTAAAATTTTATTGCAACGCTTCAAAAAAAGCACCCTATAACACCTTAAATATCTCTAATTTTTGATAGTGATTTTAACACAACTTGACTTAAAGCTAAGAATAATCATTTAATCCCTAAGCTAGAGAGCCTTTAGCATAATAACTCTGTAATTTTATGTTATACTTTCAAGCATTAGAACTAGATGAAAATTTGATATTTTCTAAATATTCAACAAATAGATAATATCCATTAAATATTTAAGTCTTAAAAACGCATTCTTACCAAAATGCCATAACCTAGTTTTATTAAGATTAACAACATATACGAGGTAATAAACCCCCCATGACACATAACACTAATACAACTAAGCACACTCAAGACTATTCCAAAGAAACTGAGTTGTTTGATGAGCTCCCCACCGAATTAGATGATGACAACGACAATAACAAAAAACCAAGTTTTAATGATTTAGGCTTAAAAGCCCAAGTATTAAAATCAATTCAAGAGGCAGGTTTTACTTCTCCAAGTCCCATTCAAGAAAAGGCCATTCCAGCTGTCTTGCAAGGTAGAGATGTAGTTGCACAAGCCCAAACCGGCACGGGAAAAACCGCTGCTTTTGCTCTCCCCATCATCAATAACCTTAAAAACAATCACACCATAGAGGCCTTAATCATCACACCTACTAGAGAACTAGCTATGCAAATTAGTGATGAGATTTTTAAATTAGGCAAGCACACTCGCACCAAAACCGTGTGCGTCTATGGCGGTCAAAGCATTAAAAGACAATGCGAATTTATTGAAAAAAACCCTCAAGTGATGATTGCAACCCCCGGAAGATTATTAGACCATTTAAAAAATGAGCGCATTTCACGCTTTGTGCCAAGAGTGGTTGTCTTAGATGAAAGCGATGAAATGCTAGATATGGGCTTTTTAGATGATATTGAAGAAATTTTTGACTATCTTCCCAGCGAGGCTCAAATTTTGCTCTTTTCAGCTACTATGCCAGAGCCGATTAAAAAACTCGCTGATAAGATTTTAGAAAATCCTATTAAAATCCATATTGCCCCCTCAAATATCACTAACACAGATATTTCGCAACGCTTTTATGTGATTAATGAGCATGAGAGATCTGAGGCTATCATGCGCCTTTTAGACACGCAATCTCTAGCTAAAAGCATTATTTTCACACGCACCAAAAAAGAGGCTAATGAACTCAATCAAATCCTTAATGCCAAAAATTATAAATGCACCGCTTTACATGGGGATATGGAGCAAAGAGAACGCCGAGCCTCTATTATGGCATTCAAAAAGAATGAAGTAGATGTTTTAGTGGCCACTGATGTAGCAAGTCGTGGGTTAGATATTAGTGATGTAAGCCATGTGTTTAACTACCATTT contains the following coding sequences:
- a CDS encoding DEAD/DEAH box helicase; this encodes MTHNTNTTKHTQDYSKETELFDELPTELDDDNDNNKKPSFNDLGLKAQVLKSIQEAGFTSPSPIQEKAIPAVLQGRDVVAQAQTGTGKTAAFALPIINNLKNNHTIEALIITPTRELAMQISDEIFKLGKHTRTKTVCVYGGQSIKRQCEFIEKNPQVMIATPGRLLDHLKNERISRFVPRVVVLDESDEMLDMGFLDDIEEIFDYLPSEAQILLFSATMPEPIKKLADKILENPIKIHIAPSNITNTDISQRFYVINEHERSEAIMRLLDTQSLAKSIIFTRTKKEANELNQILNAKNYKCTALHGDMEQRERRASIMAFKKNEVDVLVATDVASRGLDISDVSHVFNYHLPLNTESYIHRIGRTGRAGKKGVAITLVTPLEYKELLRMQKDIGSKIELFEIPSMDENQIVKTLQNAKVSEGIVSLYEQLKEEFEPSQLILKLLSLQFETNKIGLNQQELHAIQNPKESRERKENKQHNKHRSKGHSPKRGYSKDKHHKKSNRNHSKNHRRP